One window of Anaerolineales bacterium genomic DNA carries:
- a CDS encoding DUF448 domain-containing protein produces MPRRTGRRRHIPQRTCVGCRQVMPKRSMIRIVKSPGGVVIDPTGKLAGRGAYLHDLRSCWEAGLSGSLSSALKVSFTQEERERLMNYAASLAD; encoded by the coding sequence GTGCCCCGCAGAACCGGTAGAAGAAGGCATATTCCACAACGCACCTGTGTTGGGTGCAGGCAGGTAATGCCGAAACGATCGATGATTCGCATCGTGAAAAGCCCGGGAGGTGTCGTGATCGATCCGACGGGAAAATTAGCTGGTCGGGGCGCATACCTTCATGACCTACGTTCATGCTGGGAGGCAGGCTTGTCTGGTTCACTCTCCAGTGCTTTAAAAGTCAGCTTTACCCAGGAAGAACGCGAGCGATTAATGAATTACGCCGCATCATTAGCGGACTAA